One window of Desulfarculus baarsii DSM 2075 genomic DNA carries:
- a CDS encoding acyltransferase: MTRIHPTAIVSPEAQLGADVVIGPFCVVYDNVIIGDGSVIEAFCEIGYPTPRADGKPLCIGKGGRIRSHSLFYEGSTFGDNLITGHRVTVREGTTAGENLQIGTLDDIQGSCVIGDFVRFHSNVHIGQLSTIGDFVWIFPYVVLTNDSRPPSEHLVGASIGDYAAIATMSVVLPGVKVGANTLVGAHSLVGKDVPDGMAVSGSPAKIMCEASQLKLKDGTGRQAYPWINHFRRGYPEEVVSRWLDELQARQQQREA, translated from the coding sequence ATGACGCGAATTCATCCCACGGCAATCGTTTCGCCCGAAGCGCAACTTGGCGCCGATGTGGTCATCGGCCCCTTTTGCGTGGTTTACGACAACGTCATCATTGGCGATGGCTCGGTCATTGAGGCTTTTTGCGAGATCGGCTATCCCACGCCCAGGGCCGACGGCAAGCCGCTATGCATCGGCAAGGGCGGCCGTATCAGGTCGCACAGCCTATTTTATGAGGGATCGACCTTTGGCGACAACCTGATCACCGGCCACCGCGTCACCGTCCGCGAAGGCACCACGGCCGGCGAAAACCTGCAAATCGGCACTCTGGATGACATCCAGGGCTCCTGCGTCATCGGCGATTTCGTGCGTTTCCACAGCAACGTGCACATCGGCCAGCTCTCGACCATCGGCGATTTCGTCTGGATATTTCCCTACGTGGTGCTGACCAACGACTCCCGGCCGCCCAGCGAGCACCTGGTCGGCGCGAGCATCGGCGATTACGCGGCCATTGCCACGATGTCGGTCGTCTTGCCCGGGGTGAAGGTGGGCGCCAACACGCTGGTGGGCGCCCACTCGTTGGTCGGCAAGGACGTGCCCGACGGCATGGCCGTCAGCGGCTCGCCGGCAAAGATCATGTGCGAGGCCAGCCAGCTAAAGCTCAAAGACGGCACCGGCCGTCAGGCCTACCCGTGGATCAACCATTTCCGCCGTGGCTACCCCGAGGAAGTCGTCAGCCGCTGGCTCGACGAACTGCAGGCGCGGCAACAACAGCGCGAGGCGTAA
- a CDS encoding WxcM-like domain-containing protein, whose amino-acid sequence MQSSKLCHLCAGATIAASARLGDHVVVYPGATVADDCLVAGFTQLWPGVRLERGACLGPGVTIQPPDEADASTVSFGPNCRIGANATILRGVRVGEGAVVEPGSVVAQSVPPHAIVSGAPARITGYVDSRSAQQVLAWRGQAEVQETGAVVRLDVGDVTLHRLSLVHDPRGDLVFGEFARDIPFAVKRYFMVFNVPSEKVRGEHAHRVCHQFLICAKGGCAVVVDDGATRCEVFLDSPDLGLYLPPMTWGTQYKCSGDTLLCVFTSHYYDPADYIRDYAEFLALVHKSPNNAA is encoded by the coding sequence GTGCAAAGCTCAAAGCTGTGCCATTTGTGCGCCGGGGCGACGATCGCGGCCTCGGCGCGGCTGGGCGATCACGTCGTGGTCTATCCCGGCGCGACGGTCGCCGACGATTGCTTGGTGGCCGGATTCACTCAACTGTGGCCCGGAGTCCGCCTGGAGCGAGGCGCCTGCCTTGGCCCCGGCGTGACCATTCAACCGCCAGACGAAGCTGACGCCAGCACCGTCAGCTTTGGCCCCAACTGCCGGATCGGCGCCAACGCGACGATCCTGCGCGGCGTGCGCGTGGGCGAGGGGGCGGTGGTGGAGCCCGGCTCGGTGGTTGCCCAATCAGTGCCGCCCCACGCCATCGTTTCCGGCGCGCCGGCCAGGATCACCGGCTACGTGGACAGCCGCTCGGCCCAACAGGTTCTCGCCTGGCGCGGCCAGGCCGAGGTTCAGGAGACGGGCGCGGTGGTGCGGCTGGACGTCGGCGATGTGACGTTGCATCGTTTGAGCCTGGTGCACGACCCTCGTGGCGACCTGGTCTTCGGCGAATTCGCCAGGGACATCCCCTTCGCGGTCAAGCGCTATTTCATGGTTTTCAACGTGCCCAGCGAGAAGGTGCGCGGCGAACACGCCCACCGCGTTTGCCACCAATTCTTGATTTGCGCCAAAGGCGGTTGCGCCGTGGTTGTCGATGATGGCGCAACCCGCTGCGAGGTTTTTCTTGATTCGCCAGACTTGGGCCTTTACCTGCCGCCCATGACCTGGGGAACACAATATAAATGCTCCGGCGACACCCTGTTGTGCGTTTTTACTTCCCACTACTACGACCCCGCGGACTACATCAGGGACTACGCCGAATTTTTGGCCCTGGTCCACAAAAGCCCGAACAATGCGGCTTGA
- a CDS encoding GtrA family protein: MRLEQLLRRTPRWLRFIFGGGVNTVFTYGVYLALNLIMTYRWAYLIAYVLGVVFAYYFNAVFVFDVRLSWKGLFAYPVVYIVQYGVSALLLEGLVKALDMSPKLAPLVVIVVMIPITYFLNKYVLKASEKTVAPSGKIIDK, from the coding sequence ATGCGGCTTGAACAGCTGCTCCGACGCACGCCGCGCTGGCTGAGGTTTATCTTTGGCGGAGGTGTCAACACCGTCTTCACCTACGGCGTGTACCTGGCCCTGAACCTGATCATGACCTACCGCTGGGCTTATCTCATCGCCTATGTCCTGGGGGTTGTCTTCGCCTATTATTTCAACGCGGTTTTTGTGTTTGACGTGCGGTTGTCCTGGAAAGGCCTCTTCGCTTATCCGGTGGTTTACATCGTTCAATATGGCGTTTCGGCCTTGCTGCTGGAAGGGCTGGTGAAGGCGCTGGACATGAGTCCCAAGCTGGCGCCCCTTGTCGTCATCGTGGTCATGATTCCGATAACCTATTTCTTAAATAAATATGTTTTAAAAGCCTCTGAAAAAACAGTCGCGCCGAGCGGCAAGATCATCGATAAATGA
- a CDS encoding glucosyltransferase domain-containing protein, with protein MSDILARIIKISASLAAITVALWFAFSLYGQVVFVVDVTSDTKSVSQLFFKGDGEEYSQIMSATLIINVERQELAYKVGAGLSCTALRWDPATKGGMFIIHGAWIEYLGRRFYIDIKRPAGIDQIKSYVARPGGIVVIAKATATDPQIHFDPRIHRLIAWQLALSTLPVLIIGVVVCLLHFFRSRLEEFEQAGVRLFQNLLDDGLTLKRFGVFLAMAMAINLYSLANFTLSTDDELAALRLNPVGWVAQGRWFAYLVEKYLLPQPVLPYLPELIFNVTIAFSYMLIVRGHNLSFNWRVYLAFPIFCTFPTWPFLSGFCANLPSAGLGLLFISLAFYIFVRSNYSFTNAASARWTILSIAVQSLLIAMAFAAYQSLFLLYVAAGSGAILLRLIAPDEQPDVHVKLAFSTFIRLMLTGLLGFMLYLAINFLFQRFFATGSEYIAGFFRPDHFFNDPSRVLKLVLSEALTFYSGSARKFSDNLTAVMALSVAACACVVLKSLPQPKKLLSSLFFFSATLLAPFALTLAAGGVVPSRTFVSLPYVVWLLAIVTLTAKRASAIFICAAIVIAVTFQSIRTTSQYAAASSITLARDKVLAADIYRRMAELGFDPKQQLVIDVFGISEFNNIFPRREGLGSSFFEWNQVGNVRRIGSLLTMLGYGNVKGLGNDLRPKYTDAFKKMRPWPAVGSVAKVDGVFLIKLGDTPDKMHE; from the coding sequence TTGAGCGATATTCTCGCCCGCATTATCAAGATATCGGCATCATTGGCCGCGATCACGGTCGCCTTGTGGTTTGCCTTTTCGTTGTATGGCCAGGTGGTGTTTGTTGTTGACGTAACGTCCGACACTAAAAGCGTGTCTCAATTATTCTTTAAAGGCGATGGCGAAGAGTATTCGCAAATAATGTCAGCTACGCTGATCATCAACGTCGAACGACAAGAATTGGCATACAAAGTTGGCGCGGGGCTGTCTTGCACCGCCTTGCGCTGGGATCCGGCCACCAAAGGTGGCATGTTTATTATCCATGGGGCCTGGATCGAATACCTGGGACGACGTTTTTACATCGACATCAAGCGGCCAGCGGGCATAGACCAAATCAAAAGTTATGTCGCACGGCCAGGCGGCATCGTGGTCATCGCCAAAGCCACGGCAACGGACCCACAAATTCATTTTGACCCGCGGATCCACAGACTCATCGCCTGGCAGCTAGCCTTGAGCACCCTGCCCGTTCTTATCATCGGCGTCGTCGTCTGCCTTCTTCACTTTTTCCGGTCGCGCCTCGAGGAATTCGAACAGGCCGGCGTCAGATTGTTTCAAAACTTACTCGACGACGGTCTAACGCTAAAGCGGTTTGGTGTGTTCCTGGCCATGGCCATGGCCATAAATCTTTATAGCCTCGCCAATTTTACTTTATCGACCGACGATGAGCTGGCGGCCCTCAGGCTTAATCCGGTCGGCTGGGTCGCCCAGGGACGGTGGTTCGCCTATCTGGTGGAGAAATATCTGCTGCCCCAGCCCGTGCTACCCTATTTGCCGGAACTGATCTTCAACGTCACAATCGCGTTTTCCTACATGCTCATCGTGCGTGGTCACAACCTCAGCTTCAATTGGCGCGTCTATCTGGCCTTTCCCATCTTCTGCACTTTTCCGACATGGCCGTTTTTGTCCGGCTTCTGCGCCAACCTGCCTTCGGCGGGACTTGGCCTGTTATTCATTTCGTTGGCGTTTTATATTTTCGTCCGCAGCAACTACAGCTTCACTAACGCGGCCAGCGCCCGCTGGACAATACTCTCCATCGCCGTGCAGTCGTTGCTTATCGCCATGGCCTTTGCGGCCTATCAGTCCCTGTTTTTACTCTATGTCGCCGCTGGCTCTGGGGCCATTTTGCTGCGGCTCATCGCCCCCGACGAACAACCGGATGTCCATGTAAAATTAGCATTCTCCACTTTCATTCGGCTTATGTTGACCGGCCTGCTCGGCTTCATGCTATATCTTGCCATCAACTTCCTGTTCCAACGCTTTTTCGCCACTGGCTCGGAATATATCGCCGGCTTTTTCCGGCCTGATCATTTTTTCAATGACCCGTCACGAGTTCTCAAGCTTGTTCTTTCCGAAGCGCTGACGTTTTATTCTGGGTCGGCGCGAAAATTCAGCGACAACCTCACCGCGGTCATGGCGCTGTCCGTGGCGGCCTGCGCCTGCGTGGTTCTCAAAAGCCTGCCCCAGCCCAAGAAACTGCTTTCGAGTCTGTTCTTCTTTTCAGCGACGCTGCTGGCCCCCTTCGCTTTGACCCTCGCCGCCGGTGGGGTCGTCCCCAGCCGAACCTTCGTCTCCCTGCCTTATGTCGTCTGGCTGCTGGCCATCGTCACGCTCACGGCCAAAAGGGCCTCCGCCATCTTTATCTGCGCCGCCATCGTCATTGCGGTGACGTTTCAATCCATCAGGACCACGAGTCAATACGCGGCGGCCAGCTCCATCACCCTGGCCCGCGACAAGGTCCTGGCCGCCGACATTTATCGCCGCATGGCCGAACTGGGCTTCGACCCCAAGCAGCAACTGGTCATCGACGTGTTCGGCATCTCCGAGTTCAACAACATTTTTCCGCGCCGGGAGGGGCTGGGCTCGTCGTTTTTCGAATGGAATCAAGTGGGAAACGTCAGGCGCATCGGTTCCCTGTTGACCATGCTCGGTTACGGCAACGTAAAAGGTCTCGGGAACGACCTACGGCCGAAGTACACGGACGCCTTCAAGAAAATGCGGCCGTGGCCAGCGGTTGGCTCCGTGGCCAAGGTCGACGGCGTGTTTTTGATCAAGCTTGGTGACACACCCGACAAAATGCACGAGTGA
- a CDS encoding histidine phosphatase family protein: protein MQRRQQRKHTRVYLWRHPEVRGVADGRVYGNMDVGLTPRGQRQVALVAERMAETRLDAIYSSDLSRSLTTAEAVGRAQKARLRPVAVRELRELNLGVWEGLTFKEIMEKYPDALKARYEDLANFKIDGGESLEEMSRRVMPAFEQIVADHRGGEVCVVSHSGVNRILLTRMLGAPLDRIFRIDQDFACLNVVDIFNDGTPLVRRINDLMEDPAWLEH from the coding sequence ATGCAACGCCGGCAGCAACGAAAACACACCCGCGTCTACCTCTGGCGGCACCCGGAAGTGCGCGGCGTCGCCGATGGCCGGGTCTACGGCAACATGGATGTCGGCCTGACCCCGCGCGGCCAGCGCCAGGTGGCCCTGGTGGCCGAGCGCATGGCCGAAACGCGCCTGGACGCCATCTATTCGTCGGATCTCTCGCGCTCGCTGACCACCGCCGAGGCCGTGGGCCGCGCGCAAAAAGCCCGCTTGCGGCCGGTGGCCGTGCGCGAACTACGCGAACTGAACCTGGGTGTCTGGGAAGGCCTGACCTTCAAGGAAATCATGGAGAAATACCCCGACGCCCTCAAGGCCCGCTACGAAGACCTGGCCAACTTCAAAATCGACGGCGGCGAATCGCTGGAGGAGATGTCCCGGCGGGTGATGCCGGCCTTCGAGCAGATCGTGGCCGATCACCGCGGCGGCGAGGTCTGCGTCGTCTCCCACTCGGGCGTCAACCGCATTTTGCTCACGCGCATGCTCGGCGCGCCGCTGGACCGCATCTTCCGCATCGACCAGGATTTCGCCTGCCTCAACGTCGTCGACATCTTCAACGACGGCACGCCCCTGGTCCGCCGCATCAACGACCTCATGGAAGACCCGGCCTGGCTGGAGCACTGA
- a CDS encoding DUF1573 domain-containing protein — MSTPSRVILLLLAILSLTVMPALAKPQIAFEKTEVEFSDIEEGSQQVAKFNFQNTGDMNLVIDEVNPSCGCTVAQFDKAVKPGEYGVVTLNLDTEGIVGYFRKTATVVTNDPDQPFVTLIMVGETLSAVKVEGGRRIELNGCLGQEVTAQARLTNPKGGVALVAGVENPMKDYCHAWVERDADGKSYLLKVKAISDRPARFAGQLFLRVPGAPKVSVWVVGDIKGAFGIRPEILFFGAVTEAKLKGAARSIELTRACVDKLEEPILTYDKEKFNLVKYWEKPGEKLLLVITPNPGKLPKGAFQDTITISSGKFVFKVPMRGTIY, encoded by the coding sequence ATGTCCACGCCCAGCCGCGTAATTTTGCTCTTGCTGGCCATTTTGTCGCTGACGGTCATGCCAGCGCTCGCCAAGCCGCAGATCGCTTTCGAAAAGACGGAAGTGGAGTTTTCCGACATCGAGGAAGGCTCCCAGCAGGTGGCCAAGTTCAATTTTCAGAACACCGGCGACATGAACCTGGTCATCGACGAGGTCAACCCGTCCTGCGGCTGCACCGTGGCCCAGTTTGACAAGGCCGTCAAGCCCGGCGAATATGGCGTGGTGACCTTGAACCTGGACACCGAGGGCATTGTCGGCTATTTCCGCAAGACGGCCACCGTCGTCACCAACGACCCCGATCAACCCTTCGTGACCCTGATCATGGTCGGCGAGACCCTCAGCGCCGTCAAGGTCGAGGGCGGCCGGCGCATCGAGCTCAACGGCTGCCTGGGCCAGGAGGTCACCGCCCAGGCCAGGCTGACCAACCCCAAGGGCGGCGTGGCCCTGGTCGCCGGCGTGGAAAACCCCATGAAAGACTATTGCCACGCCTGGGTGGAGCGCGACGCCGACGGCAAGAGCTATCTGCTCAAGGTCAAGGCCATCTCGGACCGGCCGGCCCGCTTCGCCGGCCAGTTGTTCCTGCGCGTGCCCGGCGCGCCCAAGGTCAGCGTGTGGGTGGTTGGCGACATCAAGGGCGCTTTCGGCATTCGGCCCGAGATCCTGTTCTTTGGCGCGGTGACCGAGGCCAAGCTCAAGGGCGCGGCCCGCAGCATCGAGCTGACCAGGGCCTGCGTTGACAAGCTCGAGGAGCCGATCCTGACCTACGACAAAGAGAAGTTCAACCTGGTCAAGTATTGGGAAAAGCCCGGCGAGAAGCTCTTGCTGGTGATCACGCCCAACCCCGGCAAGTTGCCCAAGGGCGCGTTCCAGGATACGATCACCATCAGCTCGGGCAAGTTCGTCTTCAAGGTGCCCATGCGCGGGACGATCTACTAG
- a CDS encoding SRPBCC family protein: protein MSLDVELTAVRRINAPRQLVWQVFCDVMSWPQWIPEAKSVHCHGGPPAIDAGARLLLDVRPLGLPVRLRAHVARVTPGRRVDIVVRWLGVTGWQSYIFDDMGDGSLVQTRERLSGWLLGPLHLLRATRRVGGMVGRWLEALAVEAQRRHQAETTPPPGRQDQAAAFGG, encoded by the coding sequence ATGAGCCTGGACGTGGAGCTGACCGCGGTGCGACGCATCAACGCGCCGCGCCAGTTGGTCTGGCAGGTCTTTTGCGACGTGATGTCCTGGCCCCAGTGGATTCCCGAGGCCAAGAGCGTCCACTGCCACGGCGGGCCGCCGGCCATCGACGCTGGCGCGCGGCTGCTGCTGGACGTGAGGCCCCTGGGCCTGCCGGTGCGCCTGCGGGCCCACGTGGCCCGGGTCACGCCGGGCCGGCGGGTGGACATCGTCGTGCGCTGGCTTGGCGTCACCGGCTGGCAGAGCTACATCTTCGACGACATGGGCGACGGATCCCTGGTCCAGACCCGCGAGCGCCTCAGCGGCTGGCTGCTGGGCCCGCTGCATCTGCTGCGGGCCACGCGGCGGGTGGGCGGCATGGTCGGCCGCTGGCTGGAGGCCCTGGCCGTGGAGGCCCAGCGCCGCCATCAGGCCGAAACGACGCCGCCGCCCGGCCGGCAAGACCAAGCGGCGGCGTTTGGCGGCTGA
- a CDS encoding tRNA 4-thiouridine(8) synthase ThiI, translated as MNHITAKHPATALGLYSGGLDSMLAALVLRRAGVAAQVVTFQSPFFAAEAARRSALALDLPHHVVELGEDYLAMVQHPPRGHGSQMNPCVDCHAFMLARAGRLMDELGLDFLFTGEVLGQRPFSQNRGALNAVANDSGYADRLLRPLSAKLLPPTAMERAGLVERQLLQDISGRGRKRQLALAAELGLSDFPSPAGGCLLTEPGFSRRLRDLWGHEPQAGADRIALLKLGRHLRLPAGAKLVVGRNEAENQALEQAMPDGALAMHTPEFNGPLALYFGPEHGPDLTLAAGLTAGYGQCAPGERALVALGDGRRLQVAAIDRRKAQEMLL; from the coding sequence ATGAACCACATCACGGCAAAACATCCGGCCACGGCCCTGGGCCTTTACAGCGGCGGGCTCGACTCCATGCTGGCCGCGCTGGTTTTGCGCCGGGCCGGCGTGGCGGCCCAGGTCGTCACCTTTCAGTCGCCTTTTTTCGCGGCCGAGGCCGCCAGGCGTTCGGCGCTGGCGCTGGACCTGCCCCACCACGTGGTCGAACTGGGCGAGGACTACCTGGCCATGGTCCAGCACCCGCCCCGGGGCCACGGCTCGCAAATGAACCCCTGCGTGGATTGTCACGCCTTCATGCTGGCCCGCGCCGGCCGGTTGATGGACGAACTGGGCCTGGATTTTCTCTTTACCGGCGAGGTGTTGGGCCAGCGGCCCTTCAGCCAGAACCGCGGCGCGCTAAACGCCGTGGCCAACGACAGCGGCTACGCCGATCGCCTGCTGCGGCCCCTTTCGGCCAAGCTTTTGCCGCCCACGGCCATGGAGCGGGCCGGCCTGGTCGAGCGCCAATTGCTGCAAGACATCTCGGGCCGGGGCCGCAAGCGCCAACTGGCCCTGGCCGCCGAGCTGGGCCTGAGCGACTTTCCCAGCCCGGCCGGCGGCTGCCTGCTCACCGAGCCGGGCTTCAGCCGCCGCCTGCGCGACCTCTGGGGCCACGAACCCCAGGCCGGCGCCGACCGCATCGCCCTGCTCAAGCTGGGCCGTCACCTGCGCCTGCCGGCCGGGGCCAAGCTGGTGGTCGGCCGCAACGAGGCTGAAAACCAGGCCCTGGAGCAGGCCATGCCGGATGGCGCCCTGGCCATGCACACCCCCGAGTTCAACGGCCCTCTGGCCCTCTATTTCGGGCCCGAGCACGGCCCCGACCTCACGCTGGCCGCCGGCCTCACCGCCGGCTATGGCCAGTGCGCCCCCGGTGAACGGGCCTTGGTGGCCCTGGGCGACGGCCGCCGCCTGCAAGTCGCGGCCATCGATCGCCGCAAGGCCCAGGAGATGCTCTTATGA
- a CDS encoding DUF434 domain-containing protein gives MNSGAAHIDQPRLAALRAAAADAREFLGRGYPRRRVLELVGDRHGLDAQARQMLARGVDAPRQADARRRKLLGLEDLRGAVVAIDGHNVLITLETALAEGPLLWADDGALRDIAAIGRNHRPGPRALAAARLAVEALAEAGAAEALFFFHQRLPKSGWLAGQTRAIAAEIGLACLAEAIVWPPGRLARHLGPVASGDRVVIEAASRPLDLAGRLARQMTPRPFIVSLSP, from the coding sequence GTGAACAGCGGAGCCGCGCACATCGATCAGCCGCGGCTGGCGGCCTTGCGGGCCGCCGCCGCCGACGCCAGGGAGTTTCTGGGCCGGGGCTATCCCCGCCGCCGGGTGCTGGAGCTGGTCGGCGACCGCCATGGCCTCGACGCCCAGGCCCGCCAAATGCTGGCCCGGGGCGTGGACGCGCCGCGCCAGGCCGATGCCCGGCGGCGCAAGCTGCTGGGCCTGGAAGACCTGCGCGGGGCGGTGGTGGCCATTGACGGCCACAACGTGTTGATCACCCTGGAGACGGCCCTGGCCGAGGGGCCTCTGCTGTGGGCCGACGACGGGGCCCTGCGCGACATCGCCGCCATCGGCCGCAACCACCGCCCCGGCCCACGCGCCCTGGCCGCCGCCCGGCTGGCCGTGGAGGCCCTGGCCGAGGCCGGCGCGGCAGAGGCGCTGTTTTTCTTTCACCAACGCCTGCCCAAAAGCGGCTGGCTGGCCGGGCAAACGCGGGCCATCGCCGCCGAGATCGGCCTGGCTTGCCTGGCCGAGGCCATCGTCTGGCCGCCAGGCCGCCTGGCCCGGCATCTGGGCCCGGTGGCCAGCGGCGACCGGGTGGTCATCGAAGCGGCCTCGCGACCGCTGGACCTGGCCGGCCGCCTGGCCAGGCAAATGACGCCCCGACCATTTATCGTGAGTCTGTCGCCATGA